The following proteins are encoded in a genomic region of Planctomycetota bacterium:
- a CDS encoding aminotransferase class V-fold PLP-dependent enzyme, which translates to MIYLDHAASSPMLPEVRAFFERALEEAAGNPSSPHAAGRRARRILEDARERAAAALGADPREIVFASGATEANHLAVIGAAEARRDRGDHVVLGALEHASVVEAAARLAARGFRVSRVPAGRDGLLDPAEVARAVTPRTVLVSVAWVDAEVGAVQAIGEIRRALPEGVLLHSDAAQAAGKVPVDVRQADLVTFSAHKMHGPKGAGALWVRKGVTLVPLLGGGGQELERRAGTENVAGAAGLAEAL; encoded by the coding sequence ATGATCTACCTGGACCACGCCGCCTCGTCGCCGATGCTGCCCGAGGTGCGCGCCTTCTTCGAGCGGGCGCTCGAGGAGGCGGCGGGCAACCCCTCCAGCCCGCATGCGGCCGGCCGGCGGGCGCGGCGGATCCTGGAGGACGCGCGGGAGCGCGCGGCGGCGGCGCTGGGGGCGGATCCGCGGGAAATCGTCTTCGCCTCGGGGGCCACGGAGGCCAACCACCTCGCCGTGATCGGCGCCGCGGAGGCGCGGCGCGACCGGGGGGACCACGTCGTCCTCGGCGCGCTGGAGCACGCGAGCGTGGTCGAGGCGGCGGCGCGCCTGGCGGCGCGCGGCTTCCGCGTGAGCCGGGTTCCCGCGGGGCGGGACGGGCTTCTCGATCCGGCGGAGGTGGCGCGGGCGGTGACGCCGCGGACGGTTCTCGTCTCGGTCGCGTGGGTGGACGCGGAGGTGGGGGCGGTTCAGGCGATCGGCGAGATCCGCCGGGCGCTTCCCGAGGGGGTGCTTCTCCACTCGGACGCGGCGCAGGCGGCGGGGAAAGTGCCGGTGGACGTGCGGCAGGCGGATCTGGTGACCTTTTCGGCGCACAAGATGCACGGTCCCAAGGGGGCGGGGGCGCTCTGGGTCCGGAAGGGCGTGACGCTCGTGCCGCTCCTGGGCGGCGGGGGACAGGAGCTGGAGCGCCGGGCGGGAACGGAGAACGTGGCGGGGGCGGCGGGACTGGCGGAGGCGCT